The window GCCTGGCACGTTGCTGACGCAGACCGTGTCCGTGCCCACGTCCCGGGGCGGGTAGCCCGAGGTGACTGCGCACTCGTTCGCTGTGAGCACATCGCCGTGTGGATATAGGCGCGTGCCGCCCGACGTGCAGACGTGTGCCCAGAGGTCCACGCTCGGGTCCCCATAGTTGGCGAGGGGTAGGGCGCCACCGCCGATGGCGCCGCACAGGTGCCCGCCGGCCCAGGCGCAGTAGGCCGTAGCGTCACACCAGTCGACGACGGCGGGAGAGTTCGGGAAGTCATGCCAGGGCAGGGGCGTCTCCGGAAACAGCGTGGTGTTCCCGGCGCACTCCACCGGAGCGTGCGTCACGACGGGGTCCGACCGGGCGAACCCCATGTATTGCGCGCGCGTCACCTCGGTGCGGTCGATCTCGAACGGCGGAATGAGCGTGTCCGTGGGGGTGATCATGGTGCGCGGTCCGGGAGGCGCCGCGGTCACCAGCGGCTCGCACACCGCTTCCCAGAGGGGCAGGTCCCCGGGTAGGCGCCGGCGGATGTCCCCGCCCCGCCCGTGGCTGCACCACGAGAAAGCTGGGTCGCAGTCCACCACGACCTGATTGGCGCAGTTGACGACGTCCTCACCTTGTCCGCAGGTATTGAGACAGGCTGCGCAGCGCGGCACGGGGTTGGCGCTCCCCGTCACGCAGCGGTACTCGTTCCCGTCGTCACCCTGGCACACGTAGTCGCACGCGTCCGCGCTCACGCCGCAGTACGCGATGCGCTGAAAGCCGGGGCCGGTCATGTTGCACTGGTAGATGCCGCTACCCATGCACAGCTGCAGCCCGTAGCCGCAGCCCCAGCCGCCAGCCTCGATCGCCCCGTACTCGGCGTTGTCCATGCACGCACCCGCCACGCAGCGGAACAGGCTGTGCTCCACGGGCGAGTCGCCGAAGTTGTTGTTCCGGTAGTTCATGGGGCACGTCCCCGCGAGCGTGCTGAAGTCCAGGCTGCCGGCCTCGCGCCCGCCTTCACAGGGGCGCCGGCAGGTGCGGTCCACGCCGCACACCAAGCCTTCTGGACAGTCGTCCCCCAAGCAGAAGCCCGCCTCGGCGAGTCGACAGAATCCGCCACCGTCGGGGTGCGCCAGGCACACCTCACGGCCGCAGATCGTGGACGTCATGCAGGGCCTCCGGCAGAGCCCATCGCTGCAGCGGTCGCTCGAGCCACACTCCGCATCGGTCGTGCACGCGGTGCCCAGCTCCGCGTAGCGCGACACGGGCCACGCCACCGCCAGCGGCATGCCGATGGTGTCGCAGTCGAACTCGTCGGCCACGCTCGCGCCCGTGGTGAAGTTGTACATGGTGAAGCGCTCCACCCGCAGCTGGGAGGTCAGCCCCACCAGCTGCAGCTGGGTCGAGACGTTGCCGCTGAACGTGCTCAGGGCGGTGAGCACCTCGTGGCGGCCCGCCTCGAAGAAGTACGCGCGAAGGCGCACGCCGCCCGTCTCGATCTCGATGACCGCCCGCGTGGGCGACGCGTCGAGGGGCAGGTCGTAGGCCAGCCCGTCGAACTCTTCGCTCATCTGCAGGTGCGCGTTGGTGTCGGTCACGTCCAACTCGGCGATGGGGATGCCCGTGTCTCCCGCGATGCCCCCGTTGGCCCACATGACGCGGACACGAAAGTGCGCGCCGGGGCCGAGCGACAAGCGGCTGATCTCGATGCGGCGCACCGAGCCGATCACGTCACTGCCGAGGGGCGTCTCCACCGTCACCCCTTCACTGCTGGCCTCGAGGATCAGCTCACCGTCCTCGATGTGGACGAGCGCCGGATTGATGGCCTGCGCCGAGGGCCCCGCCCAGTTGGTGGGGCACACGAAGGGCACGCCCATGTCGCTGCCCGGGATGTCCGACTCGGGGATGCCGCACGCTCCCACGAGCGAGGCAATGCATAGGCTGGCCGACCACGCTCGCATGCTGGACATGCCTGCATTTTTAGCATGGTTGAAAATTTACTGGAATGCCCCCCCAGCGCTGGAAGGCCCAATGCCCCAGCGGGGCAGCGCCTCACATCAGCTTGCTGCGGAAGATGAAGAACACCGCGCCCAGGATGCAGAGGCCTGCCCAGAGGTAGTCGAGGGTGAGCTTCTCCTTCATGTAGAAGATGGAGAAGGGCGCGAACACCAGCAGCGTGATGACCTCCTGCATGATCTTCAGCTGCCCCACGCTCATGACGTTGTGGCCGATGCGGTTGGCGGGCACCTGCAAGAGGTACTCGAACAGCGCGATGCCCCAGCTCGCGAGCGCCGCCAGGACCCACGGCTGCTGCGCCATGTTCTTGAGGTGCGCGTACCAGGCGAAGGTCATGAACACGTTGCTGCACACCAGCAAGAGGCCCGTCGTCCAATAGGGGTTCATGGCGCCGGAGTCTACCTGATAGACTGCGCGCAGCATGGAAGCCCCACGGAACTCTGGATGGACACGCCGGGTGCTCGCGCTCGGCGCGGTGTCGCTGTGGATCCTGGCTTGTGGCCAGGACAATGACGCTTCGGGCGAGGTGACGAGTGGCGAGGAGCCCAGCATCGAGGCGGCGGGCCAGCCCGTGGAGCTCCCCTTCGCGCTGAGCGACGCTAGCCCCGACTTGCTGTTGACCTACGCCGACGCCAGCGGCGCGCACACCGTGCACCGACCCAGCGAGGTGCCCGAGGCAGCGCGCGAGTGGGTGCGCGTGGACTCGCTGTCGCTCTCGCCCGAGCAGCGCCCGGCCGATGGCCAGGTGTACGTGGCCGATCTGCGTGAGCGCCCCGCCGACTCACGCGCGGCGCGGCTGGTCCCGCGCGCCACGTTCGACGCCTATGTGGAGCGCGCCAGTGGCACGACGGGCCGTGGCGGTGGCGGCACCCCGGTCGCAGCGGCAGGCAGCGGCGACATCGTCCTCTACGGGGCGGCGTGGTGCGGCGCGTGCCGGCAGGCTCGGCAGTTCTTCGAGCGCGAGGGCATCGCCTTCATCGACCGCGACATCGAGCGCGACCCGGGCGCGCGCGACGAGATGAACCAGAAGGCGCGCGCCGCGGGAGTGCCCACCACGGGCATCCCCGTCATCGATGTGCGCGGCACCATCCTCACCGGCTTCGACGAGCGTCGCATCCGGCAGCTGCTGGCCGCGTCGCCCGGCGGTGGCGCGCGGCCGTCGCCAGCGGCCCAGCCCATCTGAAGGCGCGCTAGGCGCGCGGCTCCCACGGGGGAGCGTCAGCCCGCCGCGAAGGGGAGGTCGAACACGCCCTGGTGGATCTGCTTCGCCAGCTTCTTGCCAAGGACCTCGCCCAGCGCGGCGCGGTTCTTCTTTTCGAGGGCGCTGGCGTCGATGACATCCGTGATGAGCGCGAGGTACTCCGCGATGCTCGGCGCGAACGCCATCAAGATCGGGCTGTCCTGGATGTCGATGACCAGGACTGGCAGCTCGCCGCGTGTTCCATCCGCGCTGGCCTGCCCCGCGCCGGGCGCCTGATACGCGAAGATCAGCGACTGCTCGTTGCAGCGCTCGGGGAGCACCAGCGGGTAGCACGCCCCCTTCAGGATCTCGGCGGTGCCCTCGAGGATGAACTCGGCCAGGCCCTCGTGTTCGAGCGCCAGGAGCTGCTCGAACGTCAGGCTCTCGAGGCGGACCTTCTGCTTGGCCAGCTTCAGCCCGAGCCAGCCGAAGTCGTAGGCGAAGAGCCGTGCGAGCGAGGTGGGCAGCGGCGCGCCATCACTCAGAGCGAGCGAGGCGAGCACCTTCGCTCCGAGCGGAGCCGGCGCCTTGCGGTGGGCGCCCCTACGCACATCGGGAGGAAACCCGTCCTCGGCGAGGCGCGCGAGGACCTGATCCATGAGCTGGGTGGAGTCGTCGGATGGGGTCACGGTCGGCACAGGATAGCCCGCCCCGCGCTCGACAGAGCCCGCGGTTCGGGGTACCTCGCTCGCATGACGCGCCTCTCGTCCGTGCTCCCCGCGTGGGTGGCCTTGCTCTCGCTCTCTGCCTCGCTCGCCGCGGGGTGCCGGCTGCCTGCCCCCGTGGACCATGGGGACCTGTATCCCGAGCGTGACCAGGCCCAGGTCCCCGAGGCCGAGGTCGAGCTCATCGCGGTGCGGGTGATCCTGGTCAGCTATGCCGGCGCCGAGGGGGCCACCGAAGAGGTGACCCGCACGCAGGCCCAGGCGGAGGCCCGCGCTGGAGTGGTGGCCGGCCTTGCGCACCAGCCCGGCACCAGCTTTCGCGAGCTGGCCCAGCAGTACTCCG is drawn from Sandaracinaceae bacterium and contains these coding sequences:
- a CDS encoding glutaredoxin family protein, whose translation is MEAPRNSGWTRRVLALGAVSLWILACGQDNDASGEVTSGEEPSIEAAGQPVELPFALSDASPDLLLTYADASGAHTVHRPSEVPEAAREWVRVDSLSLSPEQRPADGQVYVADLRERPADSRAARLVPRATFDAYVERASGTTGRGGGGTPVAAAGSGDIVLYGAAWCGACRQARQFFEREGIAFIDRDIERDPGARDEMNQKARAAGVPTTGIPVIDVRGTILTGFDERRIRQLLAASPGGGARPSPAAQPI
- a CDS encoding DMT family protein, coding for MNPYWTTGLLLVCSNVFMTFAWYAHLKNMAQQPWVLAALASWGIALFEYLLQVPANRIGHNVMSVGQLKIMQEVITLLVFAPFSIFYMKEKLTLDYLWAGLCILGAVFFIFRSKLM
- a CDS encoding SUMF1/EgtB/PvdO family nonheme iron enzyme, yielding MSSMRAWSASLCIASLVGACGIPESDIPGSDMGVPFVCPTNWAGPSAQAINPALVHIEDGELILEASSEGVTVETPLGSDVIGSVRRIEISRLSLGPGAHFRVRVMWANGGIAGDTGIPIAELDVTDTNAHLQMSEEFDGLAYDLPLDASPTRAVIEIETGGVRLRAYFFEAGRHEVLTALSTFSGNVSTQLQLVGLTSQLRVERFTMYNFTTGASVADEFDCDTIGMPLAVAWPVSRYAELGTACTTDAECGSSDRCSDGLCRRPCMTSTICGREVCLAHPDGGGFCRLAEAGFCLGDDCPEGLVCGVDRTCRRPCEGGREAGSLDFSTLAGTCPMNYRNNNFGDSPVEHSLFRCVAGACMDNAEYGAIEAGGWGCGYGLQLCMGSGIYQCNMTGPGFQRIAYCGVSADACDYVCQGDDGNEYRCVTGSANPVPRCAACLNTCGQGEDVVNCANQVVVDCDPAFSWCSHGRGGDIRRRLPGDLPLWEAVCEPLVTAAPPGPRTMITPTDTLIPPFEIDRTEVTRAQYMGFARSDPVVTHAPVECAGNTTLFPETPLPWHDFPNSPAVVDWCDATAYCAWAGGHLCGAIGGGALPLANYGDPSVDLWAHVCTSGGTRLYPHGDVLTANECAVTSGYPPRDVGTDTVCVSNVPGFENVFDLGGGWAEWVNACQPATSGNPGDDLCLQAQGNPCSAYGSGTRFGLSSGAGFRCCYD